One window of Caldisericum exile AZM16c01 genomic DNA carries:
- a CDS encoding aspartate kinase, whose amino-acid sequence MLVLKFGGTSVGNAKAIKQVYEIVKNIPESKIVVVSAMSGITDSLIKAGNLAVSGNEGFKDVLDAIRKKHNDTSVELFGGTLESVNELLSELEQILFAVFKLRELSDKANALIQSFGERLNARVVSKYFQSMGLKSAPIDATTFLITTPDFLDANPMYEESKKRAEKIFGRYLREGFTPVVTGYIGATFDSSITTLGRGGSDFSATILGRILDAREVWIYTDVNGVLTADPKIVHDAKTIEKLSYAEVRELSYFGAKVMHSKSLIPAMEKHIPIRVLNTFDPNGPHTLISDETAFLGPKAVTSIKDIALVSVEGKGMQGLKGVSKRIFDVASKENVNIIMIAQSSSEQTVDLFVKDSDVDIFVKGLEKEFERELQLELIDKISSKRNLSIISIVGDGLNNDEALHKEIFRISYGYGFKILSIVQGSSENSLSFVVKRGDVSKSINALHSELGLAKPNTKTINIFQFGVGSVGKELIKLIKENEFHFEKDLHLRLRYVGLARSGSFAKGDEVDAHILNWDFNFKNTGLPLNYIITLPKNTVIVDVTNSDTIGMDLLELLSLGYNVVTSNKKNLATDYQTFKKFTTEKGKFLFETTVGASLPIIKVIRDFINSGDEVYKIVALPSGTLSFIFTLVNRGASLKDSILKAVELGYTEPNPVDDLVGMDLLRKGKILSYVIGKDFKENDIEFECFTKAKTLDEFFEDDLLNFEKRIKELSKNGVVYPVVEIEDKLRIRLKSFPKDSTFATLKEGENIFEIYLKNFSGIPITIRGLGAGLRITAEGVLQDILSLEAYI is encoded by the coding sequence ATGCTTGTTTTAAAATTTGGTGGAACTTCCGTTGGCAATGCAAAAGCGATTAAGCAGGTTTATGAGATTGTTAAAAATATTCCTGAATCAAAAATTGTCGTTGTGTCTGCAATGAGTGGTATAACAGATAGCCTCATAAAAGCGGGTAATCTTGCCGTCTCAGGTAATGAGGGTTTCAAGGATGTATTAGATGCAATAAGAAAGAAGCACAATGATACTTCGGTTGAGCTTTTTGGGGGCACTCTTGAATCGGTTAATGAATTGCTTAGTGAACTTGAGCAAATCCTTTTTGCAGTGTTTAAGTTAAGGGAGCTTTCTGACAAGGCAAATGCGCTTATCCAATCCTTTGGGGAGCGTCTCAATGCGCGAGTTGTTTCAAAGTATTTTCAAAGTATGGGACTTAAGTCTGCACCTATTGATGCAACAACATTCCTTATAACAACTCCTGATTTTCTTGATGCAAACCCAATGTATGAGGAAAGTAAAAAGCGAGCAGAAAAAATCTTTGGGAGATACTTAAGAGAGGGATTTACTCCCGTTGTAACAGGATATATTGGCGCAACTTTTGATTCATCAATAACAACCCTTGGGCGTGGGGGAAGTGATTTCTCTGCAACAATTTTAGGAAGAATTCTTGATGCAAGGGAAGTGTGGATTTATACAGATGTAAATGGGGTTTTAACAGCTGACCCAAAAATCGTGCACGATGCAAAGACAATTGAAAAGTTGAGTTATGCAGAGGTAAGAGAGTTGTCTTATTTTGGTGCAAAAGTCATGCACTCGAAATCCCTTATCCCTGCAATGGAAAAGCATATTCCAATTAGAGTTTTAAATACGTTTGATCCAAATGGTCCGCATACTCTTATTTCAGACGAAACGGCATTTTTAGGGCCAAAGGCAGTTACATCCATAAAGGATATTGCGCTTGTTTCCGTTGAAGGGAAGGGGATGCAGGGGCTTAAAGGTGTATCAAAAAGGATTTTTGATGTTGCAAGCAAAGAAAATGTAAATATAATAATGATTGCACAGTCCTCATCAGAGCAGACTGTTGACCTATTCGTTAAGGATAGCGATGTTGATATCTTTGTTAAAGGCCTTGAAAAAGAGTTTGAGAGAGAACTTCAACTCGAACTCATCGATAAAATCTCTTCAAAGAGAAACCTTTCTATTATTTCAATTGTAGGAGATGGTCTTAACAATGACGAAGCACTTCACAAAGAGATTTTTAGAATTTCTTATGGATATGGCTTCAAAATCCTTTCTATTGTGCAGGGGTCATCAGAAAATAGTCTTTCGTTTGTTGTTAAAAGAGGTGACGTTTCAAAAAGTATAAACGCACTTCATAGCGAACTTGGTCTTGCAAAACCGAATACAAAAACAATAAACATCTTCCAATTTGGTGTAGGCTCTGTTGGAAAGGAACTCATAAAACTTATCAAGGAAAATGAATTTCATTTTGAGAAAGACCTTCATCTTCGTTTGCGTTATGTTGGACTTGCAAGGTCAGGAAGTTTTGCAAAAGGTGATGAGGTTGACGCACACATATTAAATTGGGACTTTAATTTCAAGAATACAGGCTTACCTTTGAATTACATAATAACGCTTCCCAAAAACACAGTAATAGTTGATGTGACAAATTCTGATACAATTGGAATGGATCTCCTTGAACTTCTTTCGTTGGGATATAATGTAGTAACATCAAACAAGAAAAACCTTGCAACAGATTATCAAACTTTCAAAAAATTTACAACCGAAAAAGGAAAATTTCTTTTTGAAACAACAGTTGGCGCTTCCCTTCCAATAATTAAGGTAATAAGGGACTTTATAAATTCAGGTGATGAAGTTTACAAAATTGTTGCGCTTCCCTCTGGCACGTTATCATTCATTTTTACGCTTGTAAATAGAGGAGCATCTTTGAAAGATTCAATTTTAAAGGCAGTTGAGTTGGGTTATACAGAGCCAAATCCTGTTGACGACCTTGTTGGTATGGATTTACTTAGAAAGGGGAAAATTCTTTCCTATGTTATAGGAAAAGATTTTAAAGAAAATGATATTGAATTTGAATGTTTTACGAAGGCAAAAACACTTGATGAATTTTTCGAAGATGACCTTTTAAATTTTGAAAAACGCATAAAAGAACTTTCAAAAAATGGAGTTGTGTATCCTGTTGTTGAAATTGAAGATAAATTGAGGATCAGGCTAAAAAGTTTTCCTAAGGACTCTACCTTTGCAACCCTTAAAGAGGGAGAAAACATCTTTGAAATTTATCTAAAAAACTTTTCAGGAATACCAATAACAATAAGAGGCCTTGGAGCAGGACTTAGGATTACAGCAGAGGGTGTGCTTCAAGACATTTTAAGTTTGGAGGCATATATATGA
- the asd gene encoding aspartate-semialdehyde dehydrogenase: protein MKKQVAIMGATGMVGQRFVSLLENHPFFEVTSLYGSKRSAGKKYKDAVQWVLEKDIPEYAKSIVLKSFEDSPTVQENIVFSALPSDVANTLETELAKSGHFVFSNTSSHRYDEFVPILIPEVNPDHIEAVKFQGTKGFIVTNANCSTTGLVIPLKALLDRFKISDLFVVTMQAISGAGIHGLSALEIHGNVLPYIEKEEEKIEIETKKILGKFVQKFTDFDINIFARTNRVPVREGHTEVVFLKVEAYLPEIISALRDFRGLPQELKLPTAPLKPIIIFEDPLRPQPVLDVNNGNGMSVSVGRIRLKGGILTFTVLSHNTIRGAAGGSILNAELAYVKGLI, encoded by the coding sequence ATGAAAAAGCAAGTTGCAATTATGGGTGCAACAGGAATGGTGGGGCAACGGTTTGTAAGCCTCTTAGAGAACCACCCATTTTTTGAAGTTACAAGCCTTTATGGGAGCAAAAGAAGTGCGGGAAAAAAGTATAAGGATGCTGTTCAGTGGGTTTTGGAGAAAGATATACCAGAATATGCAAAGAGTATAGTTTTAAAATCTTTTGAAGATTCGCCTACTGTTCAAGAAAACATTGTATTTTCAGCACTTCCTTCGGATGTTGCAAACACACTTGAAACAGAACTTGCAAAAAGTGGGCATTTTGTTTTTTCAAATACATCATCTCACAGATACGATGAGTTTGTGCCTATTTTAATTCCCGAGGTAAATCCTGACCATATCGAGGCAGTAAAGTTCCAAGGGACAAAAGGTTTCATTGTTACAAATGCAAATTGCTCCACAACCGGTCTTGTGATACCTTTAAAGGCACTATTAGATAGATTTAAGATAAGTGATCTTTTTGTTGTGACAATGCAAGCAATTTCTGGTGCAGGCATTCATGGGCTTTCTGCTCTGGAAATCCATGGAAATGTTTTACCATACATTGAAAAGGAAGAGGAAAAGATTGAAATCGAAACAAAAAAGATTTTAGGAAAATTCGTTCAAAAGTTTACAGATTTTGATATCAATATATTTGCAAGAACAAACAGAGTGCCTGTGCGTGAAGGACACACTGAAGTGGTTTTCTTAAAGGTTGAGGCATATTTGCCTGAAATTATAAGTGCTCTTAGAGATTTTAGAGGACTTCCACAGGAACTAAAGCTTCCTACTGCTCCCCTAAAACCAATTATCATTTTTGAGGACCCTTTAAGGCCGCAGCCTGTGCTTGATGTAAATAACGGAAATGGAATGAGTGTAAGTGTTGGAAGAATAAGACTAAAAGGTGGTATTTTGACCTTCACCGTTCTTTCTCATAATACAATTCGAGGGGCTGCAGGTGGGAGTATTCTTAATGCAGAACTTGCATACGTAAAGGGGCTTATATGA
- a CDS encoding radical SAM protein, with the protein MSIGEEIKRKALSKSIEWFIGYVYKNPDKNLRKGFETLYRLSNTLNFNQMFKNQIKNIIDVVSTDTPTKRYIVNLFTDTRKDILQKIAVNFIVNAGWYGVPKQHKITVREGIKVPWFMLVDPTEKCNYNCIGCWAGSYDRAHELSFERFDRLMEEAKELGIYFIVVSGGEPTIYPHLLDIFKKHNDMAFMFYTNGSLISEKYAERLAEVGNAVPCISVEGFKEKTDWRRGPGAWDRVVKAMDNLKKAGVPFGYSVTETSKNIEEVLSDEFVDFMIDKGAKIAWYFQYIPTGKDPDITLMLTPEQRLKSYKRINEIRSTKPLFAADFWNDGIYTDGCIAGARSYLHITADGGIEPCAFIHLAQGNINEISLKEALQLPFFKEIQKFQPYSDNLLRPCMLVDNPDIFRKIGSLPGVRSTDGTLENMYKEVGKHLDELSKKWEEISRPVFEHDHPEVAKRIREYKQRKEKILKENEEKIEAFYHSGETY; encoded by the coding sequence ATGAGTATAGGAGAAGAGATAAAGAGAAAGGCTTTATCAAAGAGCATTGAATGGTTTATTGGTTATGTTTATAAAAACCCGGACAAAAATCTTAGGAAAGGATTTGAGACACTATACCGACTTTCAAACACGCTTAACTTTAACCAAATGTTCAAAAACCAAATAAAAAATATCATTGATGTGGTAAGCACTGACACCCCGACAAAAAGATACATTGTAAATTTATTCACCGATACAAGAAAGGATATCCTTCAAAAAATTGCTGTGAATTTCATTGTGAATGCAGGTTGGTATGGTGTGCCCAAACAACATAAAATAACTGTGAGAGAGGGTATAAAAGTCCCCTGGTTTATGCTTGTTGATCCAACAGAAAAGTGTAACTATAACTGTATTGGTTGTTGGGCTGGATCTTATGATAGAGCACATGAATTATCTTTTGAAAGATTTGATAGATTAATGGAAGAAGCAAAAGAACTTGGTATTTACTTTATTGTTGTATCTGGCGGTGAACCAACAATATACCCACATCTTCTTGACATCTTCAAAAAGCATAACGACATGGCATTCATGTTCTATACAAATGGTTCGCTTATAAGCGAAAAGTATGCAGAGCGTCTTGCAGAAGTTGGCAATGCAGTGCCATGTATAAGTGTTGAAGGCTTTAAAGAAAAGACAGACTGGAGAAGAGGACCTGGTGCCTGGGATAGGGTTGTAAAGGCAATGGATAATCTAAAAAAGGCAGGAGTCCCATTTGGATACTCTGTAACTGAAACAAGCAAAAATATTGAAGAAGTTCTTTCAGATGAATTTGTTGACTTCATGATTGATAAAGGTGCAAAGATTGCATGGTACTTCCAATACATACCAACAGGAAAAGACCCTGATATAACTCTCATGCTTACACCTGAACAACGCCTAAAATCCTATAAACGAATAAATGAAATTCGCTCAACAAAGCCTCTCTTTGCTGCAGACTTCTGGAATGATGGCATATATACTGATGGTTGTATTGCAGGTGCAAGAAGTTATCTTCACATTACAGCAGATGGTGGTATCGAGCCATGCGCATTCATACACCTTGCCCAGGGAAACATCAATGAGATAAGTTTAAAGGAAGCACTTCAACTTCCATTCTTTAAAGAGATTCAAAAATTTCAACCATATTCAGATAATTTGCTTAGACCTTGTATGCTTGTCGACAATCCAGATATATTTAGAAAGATAGGGTCACTACCAGGTGTTCGCTCAACAGATGGCACATTAGAGAATATGTATAAAGAAGTTGGAAAACATCTTGATGAACTTTCAAAGAAATGGGAAGAAATTTCTCGTCCTGTCTTTGAGCACGATCATCCAGAAGTTGCAAAAAGAATACGAGAATACAAACAGAGGAAGGAAAAAATTCTCAAAGAAAATGAAGAAAAGATTGAAGCATTTTACCACTCTGGGGAAACTTACTAA
- a CDS encoding SIMPL domain-containing protein has translation MKKENIFIMVLLVLILAILVWMNMPKESLIGTTVNVMGTAKTTIAKDLVTVTLGVTTQDKTVKDALSKNNADINKVINALKSIGVKGEDIQTSSFWINPTYDYNTQPPTRTGYSVEHDLTVTVKSDLIGDVINASANAGANAFYNLNFKVSNEDEIKNGLIDKALLDAKSKAEQIAKNIGKKVVDYKIVSYEYIGQPTATPIFGGGGGEGMGAGVPIEIGSNEIEVRVYVTFVLK, from the coding sequence ATGAAAAAAGAAAATATTTTTATTATGGTTTTACTTGTATTGATTTTGGCAATTTTAGTATGGATGAACATGCCAAAAGAATCTTTAATTGGAACAACTGTTAATGTTATGGGAACTGCAAAAACAACCATTGCAAAGGATCTGGTTACAGTCACACTTGGTGTTACAACTCAAGATAAAACTGTTAAGGATGCTCTGAGTAAAAACAATGCGGATATCAATAAAGTTATAAATGCACTCAAAAGCATTGGTGTAAAAGGTGAGGATATTCAAACTTCATCATTTTGGATTAACCCTACCTATGACTACAACACACAACCACCAACTCGAACTGGATATAGTGTTGAACATGATCTTACTGTTACAGTTAAGTCAGATCTCATTGGTGATGTTATTAATGCTTCTGCAAATGCAGGCGCAAATGCCTTCTATAATCTTAATTTCAAGGTAAGCAATGAAGATGAAATTAAAAATGGTTTAATCGATAAGGCACTTCTTGATGCAAAATCAAAAGCGGAACAAATCGCAAAGAATATTGGTAAGAAAGTTGTTGATTATAAAATTGTTTCCTATGAGTATATAGGACAACCAACGGCTACACCAATCTTTGGAGGCGGCGGAGGCGAGGGGATGGGTGCAGGTGTACCTATTGAAATAGGCTCGAATGAAATAGAAGTAAGAGTCTATGTGACGTTTGTTTTGAAATAG
- a CDS encoding ABC transporter ATP-binding protein has translation MNGKKTETQQARIGPMIMGGGPHGLRSAVEKPRDFWGTFKRLMGYLKPQLGKLTLIIFLAIASTVFTVFGPRISGNAINEITNGFIAQNLVAGVSKAQEQTLPQVKTMLDTLNKAKTQAEKVAEAQVLKQFEGKQVPQSVIEEAVSKAKEKADKEVLTQFLSKASLTEDQFKALESFVNYPFVNTINDYSERAKIVEDIINLSKNLPLDKLSSFMGNTAGNTPQMRNFKFSETDLTNALDIIKKNGGRIPFDSLGQILLLLVGLYVLSSFLTFLVQYIMSDVAQKTTYSLRKDLFEKLMRLPIRYYDSHSTGDILSRMSNDLDTISTTLQQSITQIIISITQLIGYLIMMLTISGKLTIIAVLSLPVYALTMSLIIRFSQNFFRQQQIHLGRLLGHAEEMYTGHVVVKTYNREKDSIEKFEKINKDLYAANWKAQFLTGIMMPMTNFISNIAYVFIAVFGGIYVAHNVLNLGDITAFIQYSRSFSQPIIQIANISNVLQSTMACAERVFNVMDEEEELPDPKDTVFITNPRGEIVFDNVDFSYVEEKPLFEDLNLVAKPGEMVAIVGPTGAGKTTLVNLLMRFYEIKDGVIWFDGVDTRKIKRGDLRTKIGMVLQDTWLFNGTIKENIAYGKDNATDEEIFKAAKLAHADRFIRSLPQGYDTVINEEASNISAGEKQLLTIARAFLVNPIVLILDEATSNVDTRTEKLIQKAMEKLMQGRTSFVIAHRLSTIRDAKTILVMNNGKIIEQGTHEELLKKKGFYAELYYAQFVGAFDSDVVPNPEALRTEEGVS, from the coding sequence ATGAACGGAAAGAAGACAGAGACCCAACAGGCAAGAATTGGCCCAATGATTATGGGCGGTGGACCTCATGGTTTAAGAAGCGCTGTTGAAAAGCCAAGAGATTTTTGGGGCACATTTAAGCGTCTTATGGGATACTTAAAACCGCAACTTGGCAAATTAACTTTAATAATCTTTCTTGCTATTGCAAGCACGGTTTTTACGGTTTTTGGTCCAAGAATTAGTGGAAATGCTATTAATGAGATAACAAATGGGTTTATTGCTCAAAATCTTGTAGCCGGAGTTTCAAAAGCACAAGAGCAGACACTTCCTCAAGTTAAAACTATGCTTGATACATTAAATAAAGCAAAAACACAAGCAGAGAAAGTGGCAGAGGCTCAGGTTTTAAAACAATTCGAAGGGAAACAGGTTCCACAAAGTGTAATTGAAGAAGCAGTATCGAAGGCAAAGGAAAAAGCCGATAAAGAAGTGCTAACGCAATTTTTATCAAAGGCAAGTTTAACTGAGGATCAGTTCAAAGCCTTAGAGAGTTTTGTAAATTATCCATTTGTGAATACCATAAATGATTATTCTGAAAGAGCGAAAATTGTTGAAGATATAATTAACCTGAGTAAGAATTTACCTCTTGATAAACTTTCATCTTTCATGGGAAATACGGCGGGAAATACACCTCAAATGAGGAATTTTAAATTTTCAGAAACGGATCTTACAAATGCACTTGATATAATAAAGAAAAATGGTGGAAGGATTCCTTTTGACAGCTTAGGACAAATTCTTCTTTTACTTGTAGGTCTTTATGTATTAAGTTCATTCCTTACATTCCTTGTTCAGTATATAATGTCAGACGTTGCACAGAAGACCACCTACTCTCTTCGAAAAGACCTTTTCGAGAAACTAATGAGATTGCCTATAAGATACTATGACTCACATTCAACAGGCGATATTTTAAGTCGAATGAGTAACGATCTTGATACAATCTCAACAACTCTACAACAGAGTATTACCCAAATTATAATATCCATAACACAACTTATTGGCTATCTTATTATGATGCTCACGATAAGTGGTAAACTTACAATTATTGCTGTTTTAAGTTTGCCAGTTTATGCACTTACCATGTCTCTTATAATTAGATTCTCTCAGAACTTCTTTAGACAGCAACAAATTCACCTTGGGCGACTCTTAGGGCATGCTGAAGAAATGTATACTGGCCATGTTGTTGTAAAGACTTACAATAGAGAAAAAGATTCTATCGAGAAATTTGAGAAAATAAATAAAGACCTCTACGCTGCAAACTGGAAAGCGCAATTCTTAACAGGTATTATGATGCCTATGACAAACTTCATAAGTAACATTGCTTATGTATTCATAGCGGTTTTTGGTGGGATATATGTTGCTCATAATGTACTTAATCTCGGTGATATCACTGCATTTATTCAATATTCAAGGTCTTTCTCTCAACCGATAATTCAAATTGCAAATATTTCAAACGTTCTTCAATCAACGATGGCATGTGCAGAAAGAGTGTTCAATGTGATGGATGAAGAGGAAGAACTTCCAGATCCAAAGGATACAGTTTTCATTACCAATCCACGCGGGGAAATTGTTTTTGATAATGTTGATTTTAGTTATGTAGAAGAAAAACCACTCTTTGAAGACCTTAACCTTGTTGCAAAACCTGGAGAGATGGTTGCAATTGTAGGTCCAACGGGAGCAGGTAAAACAACTCTTGTAAATTTACTTATGAGATTTTATGAGATTAAAGATGGTGTAATTTGGTTTGATGGAGTTGATACAAGAAAGATTAAACGTGGAGACTTAAGAACAAAAATTGGAATGGTTTTACAGGATACATGGCTTTTCAATGGCACTATTAAGGAGAACATTGCTTATGGTAAAGATAATGCAACCGATGAGGAGATTTTCAAAGCTGCAAAATTAGCACATGCTGACAGGTTTATAAGAAGTTTGCCTCAAGGATATGATACGGTAATTAATGAAGAGGCTTCAAATATCTCTGCAGGGGAAAAGCAACTTTTAACCATCGCAAGAGCGTTTCTTGTTAACCCGATTGTGCTTATCCTTGATGAAGCAACAAGTAATGTTGATACAAGAACTGAAAAACTTATTCAAAAGGCAATGGAAAAGCTCATGCAGGGGAGGACGTCCTTTGTTATTGCTCACAGGCTTTCTACAATTAGGGATGCAAAGACAATCCTTGTTATGAATAATGGCAAGATTATTGAGCAAGGAACACATGAAGAACTTCTTAAGAAAAAGGGCTTCTATGCGGAACTCTACTACGCACAGTTTGTTGGTGCATTTGATAGCGACGTAGTTCCTAATCCAGAAGCACTAAGGACGGAAGAGGGAGTTAGTTAG
- the thrC gene encoding threonine synthase codes for MLEVSIKDELTPSLKDEFLKRRESFKPYDQSGVWRYREFVLDIEEDSIVTLPEGRTNLYKKVVDGMEVYFKHEGENPTGSFKDRGMTVGVTVAKKLGFKITACASTGNTSASLSSYSAHAGLKSVVFIPKGKVAFGKLSQALSYGANVLEIASDFDYAMKLVEEASYEYKLYLLNSLNPLRLEGQKTIIINTLEELNFNVPDWIILPGGNLGNTSAFGKALKELYEFHFIDKIPRLAVIQAEGASPFYNAFKNDFKTFEPMKAETIATAIRIGNPVNYEKAVQSIKFTNGVVESVTDDEILEAKKDIDNLGIGCEPSSASTLAGLRKLRKNGIIKKSDTVILILTGNILKDPDTSISLHTGKIKNVPIENRFFEIITLKDLENTLKKITSEVS; via the coding sequence TTGCTTGAAGTAAGCATAAAAGACGAACTAACTCCCTCGTTAAAGGATGAATTTCTTAAAAGAAGGGAGTCGTTTAAGCCTTATGATCAAAGTGGTGTTTGGCGATACAGGGAATTTGTGCTTGATATTGAAGAAGACTCAATTGTTACACTCCCCGAGGGTAGAACAAATCTCTACAAAAAAGTCGTTGATGGAATGGAAGTTTACTTTAAACACGAAGGAGAAAATCCCACTGGTTCTTTTAAGGATAGGGGAATGACTGTTGGTGTAACTGTTGCTAAGAAACTTGGATTTAAAATTACAGCGTGTGCCTCAACGGGCAATACTTCAGCATCTCTTTCAAGTTATTCTGCACATGCAGGACTTAAAAGTGTTGTTTTTATTCCTAAAGGCAAGGTTGCTTTTGGCAAGTTATCGCAGGCTCTTTCGTATGGTGCAAATGTACTGGAAATAGCATCCGATTTTGACTATGCAATGAAACTTGTAGAAGAGGCAAGTTATGAATACAAACTTTATCTTCTTAATTCTTTAAACCCGCTTCGCCTTGAAGGACAAAAGACAATTATTATAAATACGCTTGAAGAACTCAATTTTAACGTCCCCGATTGGATTATTTTGCCTGGTGGCAACCTTGGAAATACCTCTGCATTTGGAAAGGCACTAAAAGAACTTTATGAATTTCATTTTATTGACAAAATTCCACGCCTTGCAGTTATTCAGGCAGAAGGTGCTTCACCATTCTATAATGCTTTCAAAAATGATTTTAAAACATTTGAGCCAATGAAAGCGGAGACCATTGCAACAGCAATTCGCATTGGAAATCCCGTAAACTACGAAAAGGCAGTGCAATCCATTAAATTTACGAATGGTGTTGTTGAAAGTGTAACTGATGACGAAATCCTTGAAGCAAAAAAGGACATTGATAACCTTGGCATTGGTTGTGAACCATCGAGTGCTTCAACACTTGCAGGATTAAGAAAACTCCGAAAGAATGGCATCATTAAAAAAAGCGACACAGTTATTTTAATTCTTACAGGTAATATTTTGAAAGACCCTGACACATCAATTAGTTTGCATACGGGAAAAATTAAAAATGTCCCAATTGAAAATAGATTTTTTGAAATCATTACACTCAAAGACCTTGAAAATACTTTAAAGAAAATCACATCGGAGGTATCTTAG
- a CDS encoding SDR family oxidoreductase yields MEWNISSKTVLITGATSGIGKATLMDLAKSGANVIFTARDVNKAEAVLKEAKELSKNENIEFFEVDLSSFKSISDFLTRFKEKFHNLDILINNAGTWNMKLTLTDDGIEKTFMVNYLAPFYITHSLLPLLFENIPSRIINVSSAMHKGGKINLDNLELKNHYNGIQSYSNSKLMILMFTIELAKRLKDKGVYVFAVHPGLVRTGLFSNFPKPLRDLFLMGAKTPEQGAQTSIYLSKAKDIEYLTGSYFVDSKPTDYLYVADNEELRRKLWDKTIEYIKKYIKDFEPLV; encoded by the coding sequence ATGGAGTGGAATATTAGTTCAAAAACCGTTCTTATAACAGGGGCAACATCTGGCATTGGTAAGGCAACCTTGATGGATCTTGCAAAGTCGGGTGCAAATGTAATTTTCACCGCAAGAGATGTAAATAAGGCAGAGGCGGTTCTTAAAGAGGCAAAAGAGTTATCAAAAAATGAAAATATCGAATTCTTTGAGGTAGATCTTTCAAGTTTCAAATCAATCTCTGATTTTCTTACAAGGTTCAAAGAAAAATTCCACAACCTTGATATCCTAATAAATAACGCAGGCACGTGGAACATGAAGCTCACGTTAACAGATGATGGCATTGAAAAAACCTTTATGGTGAATTACCTTGCACCGTTTTACATAACGCATTCGCTATTGCCACTTCTCTTTGAAAACATACCTTCAAGAATAATCAATGTCTCCTCTGCAATGCATAAGGGTGGTAAGATAAATTTAGATAACCTTGAATTAAAAAATCACTACAATGGCATTCAATCTTACAGTAATTCAAAACTTATGATTCTTATGTTTACAATTGAACTTGCAAAGAGACTAAAGGACAAAGGCGTATATGTATTTGCCGTTCATCCAGGACTTGTTAGGACAGGACTCTTTTCAAATTTCCCAAAGCCTTTAAGAGATTTGTTTCTCATGGGAGCAAAAACACCAGAACAGGGAGCGCAAACAAGCATATATCTGTCAAAGGCAAAGGACATTGAATACCTTACGGGCAGTTATTTTGTAGACTCAAAACCTACAGACTACCTTTATGTTGCAGACAACGAGGAGTTGCGAAGAAAACTTTGGGATAAAACAATTGAATACATAAAGAAATATATAAAGGATTTCGAACCTTTAGTTTAA